The genome window CGACGCACCGGGCTGATGGCTACGGCCGGGGTATTCGGCGGTGTACTCGCACTCACGGCCACCGCCGGCACCAGTAACGCTGCCACCAGCGTCAGCAACACCGGGAATCACCCGAAATCGCAGACTCGGGCAGATCAGGCGAGCGCCCAGGACACTTCCGACGCCCGAATAAAGATCACGCCCGGCCAAGGTGCCTACAACGTCGGAATCAACGATCCCGTCAAAGTCACTGTCAGCAACGGCACGCTCACCAAGGTGACCATGACCGCCGTCGCGACTGGTGCCGAGGTCCAGGGCACCCTGTCCGCGGACGGTACCTCGTGGAAGCCGAACGGCGGACTGGAGCGGGCCACCAGGTATCAGATCGCCGCAGAGGCCCAGGACGACGGGGGCCGGTCCACCACCGGGAACGCCACCATCACCACGACCTCCCCGGCCAACGACTTCGTCGGGCACCTCTCCCCCGAGGACGGCTCGACCGTCGGCGTGGGCATGCCGGTGGTGGTCAACTTCGACAAGGCGGTCAGCGACAGGGCCGCCGTGGAGTCGGAGATCCAGGTCAGCGCGAGCAGCGGGCAGCGGGTCGTCGGTCACTGGTTCAACGGCAACCGTTTGGACTTCCGCCCCCGGCACTACTGGAAGCCCGGCTCCACCGTCACCGTCAAGCTCACCCTCCACGGTGTCCGGAAGACGGTCACGTTCAAGATCGGCCGGAGCCAGATCAGCACCGTCGACGCCAGGACGAAGCAGATGACCGTCGTACGGGACGGCAGGACGATCAAGACCATCCCGATCTCGTCCGGGAGCCCCGAGCATCCGACGTACAACGGCCGGATGGTCATCTCCGAGAAGTTCAGGCAGATCCATATGAACGGTGCGACCGTCGGTCTCATGAAGGACGGCAAGCCCGCCTACGACATCAAGGCCGTACCGCATGCCATGCGCCTGACCGACTCGGGAACGTTCGTCCACGGCAACTACTGGGGTGCCGACTCGGTCTTCGGCAAGGTCAATACCAGCCACGGCTGCGTGGGCCTGAAGGATGTCATGAGCGGCGGCGACGGCAGGCAACCCGCTGCGTGGTTCTTCGACAACTCGATGATCGGTGACGTCGTGATCGTCAAGAACTCCGAGGGCAAGACCCTGTTGGCCCCGGACAACGGCCTCAGCGACTGGAACATGCCGTGGAGCGAGTGGGTCGCGGACAGCACGGCCCCCTGACACTCCGCCGCTCTCCGTCCCTAACCCCGGCGAGACCCGTCACAACACCGGCACCGCGCTCGGCGGGGAGCCGCTCGTGACACCCGGCCGTCGACAGCACGTTCTGCGAGAAGGCCCAACCGTCGCTGTCGAAGCCTCCCGAAATGCGGGTGCGGTCGCGGTAGATGCCTTCGTTGGTGTCGTACGGCCACAGTTCGCCGGCCTTGGCCACGGCTACGCGGAGGGTCGCCCCGCTCAACGCGGCACCGGTGGTGTGGTCGGTCAGCGTGAAGGTGACTGGGAAGTTCCCCTCGCTCGCGTCCGCCGTCACGTGGACCTTGGCCTCCGCGCTGCCCGGGGTACGTGCTCACAGATCAGGTTGTCCTGCGCACATAGCCCGGGTTGCCCGGCGTGGACACGTCCCGGTCACGGCGCACGATGCTCATCCGGTCGCCGTAGCCCGCAAGGGCTTTGCGCAGGCCGCTGTCCGTGTACTCGACGTCGACGACGTGGTTGTCGAAGGCCTTCGCGTACGCGGCGCACTCGTCGTACTGCCCGCACTCCTCCGTCACCGCGAAGTCGAGGCCGATCCGCTTGCGCTGCCCGGCCAGACCGAGGGTGTTCTTCTGGCCGATGGCCAGATGGCGGGCGTGCGCGTGGGCCGACAGAAGGGTGATGAAGTCGGTGGCGTCCTGCGCGCTCAGCAGGTTGTCGGAGCGGGTGTAGCTGTCGTAGTTGTCCGGCTCGACCGCGTCGAAGCCCTTGGCGGCGCAGCCGTCGATCCACTGGTTGATCCGCGTCGCCACCCGGGCGCGCTTGGCCGCCGTACCGATGTCGAGCAGCGCCTCGTTCCAGTCCTGGTCGACGACCACCTCGCCGCTGTGGTCCCGCAGCAGTAGATCGGCGGGCCATGTCTTCTCGTCGCCGGGCTGGGCCTGGAAGGCGTTGACGTAACAGATGTTGTAGAGGCCCGGCGCGGGGGACGCCGTACGGTCACGGCTGACGACGCGGACTCCGCGCGGCGGAGGATAGGCGCCCCCGATCTGGTAGTCGAAGCCGGCGTGCGGAGGTGGGAGCCTGACCGCGGTGGAAGTCGGCTTCTGCGAGGCGGACGCCTGCGACCGGCTCTGCCCTGGGCTCGCGTCCGAGGGGTCCTCCGTGTCGGCCTTGGTGCCGCAGCCGGCGACCGCCAGCAGGGCCACCACAGCGGCGGCCGCTCCGACACGGGCCACACGCATGACGGACATGTCCACTCCATCCATCGCCAGTACGACCCCGCGTCGGACGCTGCCGTAGTCCTGGCGACTCGGGCCGGACTTGGACCGTGTCCGCTACCGGCTGGGCGCACCTCTGCCGTACCGGGGCGACGGCCCGGCACACCATGATCAAAGCGTCCGACGGAGGCCCGAGTCAAGGTGCACGGTCACGCGGCCCACGGACCTCGGATCCCCTGTACGCACCGACCCGGCGTTCTGCTGTTCACTTGCTGACCGAGGGTTCGCCAAGGCAGGACGACGGCCCGCGCTGTTGTCCACGAGGTGACGGGTTGCGGTGAAGCCCGGGCTTGCTGCGGTCCTGTGCCGATGCTGCTCTTCTTGGTCTCGAAGAACTTGCAGGCGAGCACAGTCTGACCGCTGGCGTAGGCCCTTCGTGCTTTGTCGGCCCTGTTGGACTCGGCGTCGTCGCTGATCCCCATCGGCCCCCGGTATGCGGTGACAAAATATGTGGGGCGGGGCAGGCGGCCCTGAGCGACAGATGGCCTCCCCAGCATCAGAGCCGTGTGACGGTCCAACCTCCGGGCGCCCGCTCAGGTCCATCTTCCTGGACCTGCACCACGACGCCGACGCGTACGCCTACGTCCATGGTCGACCTGACAACGGCGGTCGGGGTCATGGTCGGGTTCCTGACGTTTTCGAGCCTACTCGGTGGTGTGGTCGGGGTGGGGAGCTCCGGCGGGAAGTACCGTTGCAGGATTCACGGATGAACGCGCCAGGACTCTGCCTGGCCAACTGGTCTCGGAAGCAGTGGTGCAGCTCACGCAAGGCAGCGAAACAAGCCAGGCTGGTTCGCGGTTCAACTGTGTGCGGGTGCGGAGGGGACAGTGTCCCCGGGCCTCACCTATCGCCCGTGGGGACGATCGTTCGGCTGAAGCCCCACGGAGCCATTCGCCGAGAGGCGACCGCCCTCCGCTCCCGCTCCCTGACCGCCCTGGTCGGCCCTCCCCCGAGTCGACCGGGGCTTACGTGTGCGTGTACGTGGCGGTGCAGTCCTCAACAGACATGGCCATGCTCGCCGCGTAGTCGGCGTGGTCGCGTTGCACACCTCCTCCACCCAGGTCCACCGCAGCACCGACATTGACGCCTTCGCCCGCCTGTCCGGACACTCTCCTCACCAGACGGCGGAACTGCTGGACCGGCTGACAAGCAACCGCGCTCCGGCCGCCTGGTGTCACACCCAAGACACCGACGAAGTCCTGTGGCAACTCCCCACCAACAGGCCTGAAGTCATCCCGCTGTACGCCCAAGGCAACCCCATTAATTGGAACCATGAAGCTCAGGTTGAGAAATAGTCGTCACTCAAGAAGAGCAACAGGCTCCACCCATCCGTACTATCTCTATGCCGGGCCACGCGCAGCAGTCATCTGCGCTGCCGCTCGGGTCCCAGCGCGAAAACGCAGGTGCGTGGCTTTCTGCGCCTGCACCACAGGTGCTGCACGCACGGCCAGGAAACCCAGAGAAAGGTCGGCCCATGTCCATCACGACTTCCGGCACCGAACTGACATCGCAGTACGCCGCACAGGTAACCAGCGACCTCGAACGCAACGCCAAGGAGCAGGAACGTATCAGTGCGGAGATCACTGCACTGCAGGAGCAGCTGGCCGCGCTGCAGCATGACCACTCCGTGCTCATGCAGGTGCAGCAGGTCCTTGGGCTTTCGCCGGCGCCGGTTCAGCCCACAGCCGGTTCGGACGGCGCCGCGGTGCCTGCTCCGCGCAAGAAGGCCGCTGCTGAGCCCGGCGCGGGCAAACGGACGCGCGCGAAGAAGGCAGCCGGCCCACAGAGCGTCACGACCAGCAAGAAACCGGCGGCCAAGAAGCCCTCGAACAAGGCCGCAGCCGCGAAGGCGGCCCAGCCCACGCTGGTCGAACTCGTCCGCAGCCACCTCAGCGAGCAGAGCGAACCGCGCTCCGCGGCCGAAGTCGCCACCGCGCTCGGCCAGGCGCATCCCGAGCGAGGCATCAAGGCCACCGTCGTGCGTACCACCCTCGAAGGACTCGTCGCCAAGAACCAGGCCCAGCGGACCAAGCAGGGCAGCTCCGTCTTCTACACCGCCCCCGGTGCGGCCGAGCAGACGGCCACACCAGTCCAGGGCCAGGCAGAAACCGGGCAGGCCGAGTAAGCCATCGGGCAGCACGCTGCCGCTGCGGCGGCAGCAGCTGACCGAGACCGTTGCCCAATACGGTTCGTCGACCTGCTCTGCATCGACGAACTCGGCTATATGGAAGTCGACCGTCGTGGCGCCGAACTCCTCTTTCAGGTCCTGACCGAACGCGAGCAGAAGAACAGCGTCGCCACCGCCTCCAACGAGTCCTTCAGCGGTTGGACCAAGACCTTCACCGACCCACGCCTCTGCGCGGCCATCGTCGACCGCCTCACCTTCGGCGGCAACGTCATCGAGACCGGCACCGACTCCTATCGCCTCGCGACAACGCGCGCCCAAGTGGAACGAGTCAGCATCTGAGGACAATCCACATGCTCTATCGAACCGGACCGCACTCATCAATGATCACGGTCGGCTCTGACAGGAAGACATGCCTGTCGACGGGGCCGTAAGCCATGCTGAACGTGTCGAGCCGAGTACGACCAGCCGCGGATTCCCAGGGCACCGGTGAACCAGCTCGCCCACCTGCGGTGCGGGCACACCTACGCCCGGCTCGCCGCGACCACATCGCGCGCCGGGCTGAACACCCACAGCCCCTACAGAGGGAAAACCCTGGAAGGGCGGGCGTGCTCTTGTCGCGGCCGCCCCCAGGCGCTTCACTGGCGCTGCTCCACCCCCCACAGGAGAACACCCGTCCCATCGGTAGAAGGGTTTCTCTTGACCGTCCTACGCGCGTCCGCCGTCACCGCCGCAGCCTGTGCCGCCGTGCTAGCCACCGCCGTGCCGTCCTCGGCCATCAACTCCTACAACGCGACACCCGCACCCGAGCGCACCGAGGTCGGCGCGCTGATCGCGACCTGGGACAACGACGGCGACCCCACGACACCCGACCGGGTCGACTGGGTCTGCTCCGGAACCATGATCGACGCGGACACGTTCCTGACCGCCGCGCACTGCACCACCGACTGGCCCGACAACGTGAAGTTCTACGTGTCCCTGGACCAGGACGTGCAGGCCGGCCTCGACGCCGCCGCGAAGAAATACCCCGGCGATCCGGCCGCGCAGGCGGGCGCCGTCGCCGTCCAGGGCACCGCCCACAGCCACCCCGACTACCCCGGGCCCGCGTCCGACCCGCACGACATCTCGGTGATCGAGCTGCCGGCGACCAAGGTCAAGGCCCGCTGGACCTTCACTCCAGCCACGCTGCCCACCGCCAACCAGCTCGGCGCGCTCGGCCCGCAGGCGCTGAACTCCACCGACTGGTTCGTCGCCGGATACGGCACCCAGGAGGCCCAGCGCGGCCCCGGCGGCCAGACCCACCCCGGCGGCGGTGTCCGGATGAAGGCGCCTGTCACCTTCGACGCCCTCAACGACGCGTGGGTCCGCCTGGCGATGACCGCACCCCAGGGCAACGGCGGCGCCTGCTACGGCGACTCCGGCGGCCCGAACTTCGCCGTTATCGGCGGCCGGAACGTGCTTGCGGCCACCACGATCACCGGCGACGGCCCGTGCTATGCGACGAACGTGTCGTACCGCCTGGACACCCCAGGCGCCCGCGCCTTCCTGGCGCCGTTCGTGAAGCTGCCGTAGCGCCCGCGCACAGCCCGCCACCTCCGCAGCGCTTTTGCCGCGCTGCCGGGCCCGCCGCCGGCTGCGGCTCAGACGAGCCATCGGCGGCGGGCCCGTCGGGCGACCGGACCGGAAGCCTTCCGGCGGTGCGCTGACCCGGTCACCCGACTGGTGGCGCCACCTCTCCCCGCGCACCCGGCGGGGAAGCGTCGTCGCGCGTGGTCAGCGCAGGCTGCCCGCGTACCGCCGCGCCCGGCCGAGTGATTCCTGTGCACCGCTCGGGCGCAGGCCACCGTGCCGCCCAAGGACAGCAGGCATCTCTCCACTACCGTCAGGGACGCTGTTGGTCGCAGGTACCGGCAGCGGTCCCATCCGGGAAGCTGTGAGGAGTTGAGCGACGATGGCCGTGTGTGAAGTCTGCGGCAACGACTACGAGATGTCTTTCGAAGTGCACGCCAAGGGAGGAGCCGTCCACACCTTCGACAGCCTCGAGTGCGCCGCCCAGCAGATGGCGCCGATCTGCGAAAACTGCCAATGCCGCATCCTCGGTCACGG of Streptomyces cynarae contains these proteins:
- a CDS encoding endo alpha-1,4 polygalactosaminidase; the encoded protein is MSVMRVARVGAAAAVVALLAVAGCGTKADTEDPSDASPGQSRSQASASQKPTSTAVRLPPPHAGFDYQIGGAYPPPRGVRVVSRDRTASPAPGLYNICYVNAFQAQPGDEKTWPADLLLRDHSGEVVVDQDWNEALLDIGTAAKRARVATRINQWIDGCAAKGFDAVEPDNYDSYTRSDNLLSAQDATDFITLLSAHAHARHLAIGQKNTLGLAGQRKRIGLDFAVTEECGQYDECAAYAKAFDNHVVDVEYTDSGLRKALAGYGDRMSIVRRDRDVSTPGNPGYVRRTT
- a CDS encoding L,D-transpeptidase, whose translation is MATAGVFGGVLALTATAGTSNAATSVSNTGNHPKSQTRADQASAQDTSDARIKITPGQGAYNVGINDPVKVTVSNGTLTKVTMTAVATGAEVQGTLSADGTSWKPNGGLERATRYQIAAEAQDDGGRSTTGNATITTTSPANDFVGHLSPEDGSTVGVGMPVVVNFDKAVSDRAAVESEIQVSASSGQRVVGHWFNGNRLDFRPRHYWKPGSTVTVKLTLHGVRKTVTFKIGRSQISTVDARTKQMTVVRDGRTIKTIPISSGSPEHPTYNGRMVISEKFRQIHMNGATVGLMKDGKPAYDIKAVPHAMRLTDSGTFVHGNYWGADSVFGKVNTSHGCVGLKDVMSGGDGRQPAAWFFDNSMIGDVVIVKNSEGKTLLAPDNGLSDWNMPWSEWVADSTAP
- a CDS encoding trypsin-like serine protease — translated: MTVLRASAVTAAACAAVLATAVPSSAINSYNATPAPERTEVGALIATWDNDGDPTTPDRVDWVCSGTMIDADTFLTAAHCTTDWPDNVKFYVSLDQDVQAGLDAAAKKYPGDPAAQAGAVAVQGTAHSHPDYPGPASDPHDISVIELPATKVKARWTFTPATLPTANQLGALGPQALNSTDWFVAGYGTQEAQRGPGGQTHPGGGVRMKAPVTFDALNDAWVRLAMTAPQGNGGACYGDSGGPNFAVIGGRNVLAATTITGDGPCYATNVSYRLDTPGARAFLAPFVKLP